GCgacgggcgggggggggggggggggggaggatgcaggggctccttgatttctgcaaaaacaaaatataaaCAAAAACATTATTATCCTAGTTTTAGGACTTACTgaaaccctataagctatcaactaaaCATTATTATGTTGATTCAAAAGACCTACATTTACTAAAAAATTGTAAAACTAGTTCTTTTTACTAAAAATTTGTGTTACCAAATATACCCTACTTCTAACCCTAACAactatccatccatccatccatctatctatCCAAAGCATTACTAACAAAACCTAGTTTAATCCATTTGTCTATCCATCTATCCATCCAACCATTAAAAAAAACTAATTTCATGCACCCATTATGCAATgcaggagggagggagggagggatgGAGGTTGAGGGTCCGAGGGAGATGGTGGGAGGGAGGGAGTGGGAGGAGGGACATGGAGGGAGAGAGGGATGGAGGAGGGAGGACGATCAAAGGGAGAGAGGGAGACATACCGGGGGCGAAGGCGGCTGCAGCGGGCGACAAACGCGGCAGCAGACGACATCAGCGGCGGGCGGCAGCGCAGGCAACGATGgggatggagatggagatggagagtGGAGAGGGAGAGTGAGGGTCGCGCGTGGGTGAGATAAGATAGACTTAACAGTAGCGTGGGTCTAGAATAGGCGCTACTACTAAAGAGAATAGCAGTAGCACTGCCGTGCAggccagcgctactgctaaacggggCCCACCTGCTGGCTCGTGCACACGTAGCAGTAGCGGCGCGGCAAAGAAGCGCTATTGGTAACGATTTAGTACTAGCGCGGGTTTACGACCAACGCTACCACTACTGGTAGCCACTATTAGTTGCGATGGGAAcgcttagcagtagcgcatgcTATCAAGGCCGCGCTACTGATACTTCGTAACCTGTAGTGCTTGTTTTCAGCACGCGCTACTATTAGTTAGCAGTAGTACGCCGTAGTAACCAGCGCTACGGATAAGCATCTACCTATAaggtttttcctagtagtgataaGGCTTGAACTCCTTCCATTGTACTCTAAAGATAGATAATCTACCACGCACATGCGCTAGGTGGCGGTACAAAGCCTCCCGTCATGTGAATTGTGGCCTCGATGTGGTCACGCTATTCCATCCCCAGTTGAAAATAGTTTCACACAATGAAAATTTAAGGCCTTGACACATGGTCATATATTTGGTGATTCGAGAAAAATATAATGACTTATAGTACCTTATAGTACCTCATCAGGAGTTTGATCTGCACGAACTACAGAATGAATTCAATAACAGGATTATAGGAGGCGCCTCTGTTCAGTGCCTGGGATTTAATCCAGTCTGGAATGAACAGGCGCATTCCAGGTACCACCCAGTTGCCTTCAGGACGAGCAAGGGATTTACCTTGTCTAACCAAGCTGTGGGTTTTATTATGTGCTTCTTTTACTTACTTGGCTCATGCAATCGAACATACAATTCTTCTACTCAAGGTGACAAACACCTATACAAAGATAACAATAAACCAACGCAACATGGATACGTACACTTTTGTGAAACAATCTTCTTCTATCTCTAAAATCTTCCTCCCCTATTACCCTTTTCATTCTTCAACCACATTCCATACTTACACCACCATCAGAATTTACCGTCGTCTCTATCAACAATTTTAGTAGCCCGTCGAACAATAAGATTTCAGTAGCCTGTCGAACAATTTCTCTAGAATCTCTACCAACAATTTCTGTAGAATCTCTATCAACAATTTCAGTACAAAAATCAGTTTTGACACATAAATCATGGAGAGGAACTGAAGGGGAGGCATAACTTGCCAAGAAGACGCCGCCACCGTCGTATTCCTCATCGAGCATGCAAGGGGGAGCTTGCTGACGTGGGGCTCGTTGGCTACGTCTCCTGCCGGTGGTGGCCTAGATCCGGCGCGTCCCGCCTCGCAACCACCATATATCAGCCGGAGCAGAGCACGGTGGTCACTAGAGAGGGGGGAAGCTAGGGGAGGCAGGCTAGCGGGAGCTGCGCGAGCAGGACGGAGCAACGGAGGAGGCAGTTGCAGCGTCGAGGAGCAGGGGAGCTGTGGCGGTGGTGGAGCATGGCAGCTGCGACGGTGGTCTGCGACTTCTGTTGGAAGAGGTCGGATCTCCGACGAGGCCCGGGGAATCTCTGGCGACGCACGCGAAAGCTGCGGGGAGATTCAAGAGGGGGGGGGGCTCCGGTAGGGGAGACGAGCGGGGAGGAGTGCGTCGTTTGTCGGGAATTGACTGaggttttttttgcaaaattatCACGGTGACATGCttttttggacggagggagtattgattttgtattgtatatgttaatatttttctCTATAAACTCTATGAAAGTTTGACTTTATACAACGCCATAACATTTTGTACATAAAGCAACCAAGCAAAATGAAGGAGCAATAATAAATGTTTTTTTTTTGTGTTATCATTTTGTACACAAAAGCAATCCCAAGCAAAATGAAACGTGGAAAAAGAGAGTGATCCCACACGCCTATTCCATCGCATCACCACACGTTTCACGAACCAGAGCCCGGTTGCACTAACAAGCTGCCCGCGCCGCATCACCACCTTCCATTTCCCCATCTAGGGTTGCGTgagccccgccaccgccggccaTGTCCGACCCGGCCTCCGCCCACGCGGCGCAGAGATGCGCTGCGGCGCCGCGGCAGCCGGCGACGAGGACGGCAGCGAGGACGacgcggaggaggaggaggaagagcacgatgaggtggaagaggaggaggaggaggaggagctgccacctgccGAGGAGCCGCCGTCGCCGGCGGCCCCAGAACCGGTCTCGTCCTTTCCGGGGAACCCGAACCAGCTGACGCTGCTGTTCCAGGGCGAGGTCTACGTCTTCGAGTCCGTCACCCCTGACAAGGTCTCCTCCCCCCTCGCTCTGTGTTCATTCATGTTACATGGAAGCGAAAATCTCACGCGACCGAGCTAGCAAATTGATGCGTTTGACACTCATGCGCGGGAATTGAATACTTAATTTGATGTTGAGATTTTCGGTTTAATCATTCTAGCAAGGCGTGTTACTGTATAATTGATCAGGGTTAGTGCAGCTGTTCTGTGCATATCTCACCGCTTGCTTACGGTGACGAGTTCAGTTACATCGGCCGAAACAAATGGCTCAGATTGGTAGTATGATGCTATTTGTTTTGGTTAGAACTTGAAAATGTTTTCCTTGGTCACGTGGGATTTGAATAGCCACAGAATTATGAACTCCAATGATGCCTATAGGAAACTAGGCTAGTTTTTATGAATTGAACAGTACATAACCTCAGTAGCTCACAATAATGGGTTACTTCCGTACTGTACCACTGGCAGAAGCATTAGTCCTTGCCACTTTTGGCAGTTTGCTATCAACTCATAGGGTTTCTTGCCGTAAACCAAGTATGTGATGGCTTGTAATGACTacttttttgttgtttttaagaGGGATTTGTAATTATTAGTTGCTATGGCCATACTTGATATTACCTATATCCAGGCATATAGAAAAATCTGTTGTCATATTCAGATTTCGATTTGGTACTCCTTGGTGCCGTTCTGTTTTATCTAAGTTGAAGTCCTTTTTCCAGGTTCAAGCTGTCCTGTTACTGTTAGGAACTGGTGAAATTCCACCCGGTCTATCTGCCATGGTTTTACCCAGTCAACGTGAAAATAGGGTATGTGGAAATTACTCGGCTGCATATATGCTAATCAATAATATTTCCCCCTTTATGATGTAATGTTAGCATTCTTCTGCAGGGCTATGAGGATTTACTTCAGAGGACAGACATTCCTGCAAAAAGGGTTGCTTCACTCATCAGGTTCCGCGAAAAACGCAAGGGGAGAAATTTTGATAAGCAAATACGCTATGCTGTACGCAAAGAAGTGGCACACAGGTTTGTACCTAGCCTGCCAGATTTGTCAGTTGTCTATTGTACCACCAAGTATTATCAGTAAAGCTGTGAATGAACCATGCACCATGGCATCGGTATTTAGTTTATTTTGGATCAGTCATAATCCTTATCATTATATCTATCGAGGAACTAATTCATTAGTTACTGCATTAGTCAGACCCATATCATTGTTGTGCCTACTGCTTAATCAGACCCATATCATTGTTGTGCCTACTGCTTAATCAGACCCATGCCATTCATGCTTCGAAACCAGGTGACCTTGCAAGAAGTGATTCTAAGATGACCAGTTCTGTAATAGGTCCTTATGTACTGTATGTATTCGGTCTTCTAAATTTTGACATAACCCTCCTTTCCTTGGAAAGCACAGACGGATTTTTTGATACCTTGACAAAgggaatatattaaaaaaatgCTGGATACCCGAGTTTAAAAAAGATCGCATACAAAATTAGTTTCCAGAGTAAAAATTTTCCTTCAGAAAAGGTAGGAAGCAGGGTTTTGTGTTATCTTTCTTTTGCTTGCTGAAGGAGTCTAGTAAGCTGTCATCTGTTCTCCGGGCCTTTATTTTTTTACAGTTATTTT
This genomic window from Triticum urartu cultivar G1812 unplaced genomic scaffold, Tu2.1 TuUngrouped_contig_4975, whole genome shotgun sequence contains:
- the LOC125528592 gene encoding GATA transcription factor 18-like isoform X2, translated to MRCGAAAAGDEDGSEDDAEEEEEEHDEVEEEEEEEELPPAEEPPSPAAPEPVSSFPGNPNQLTLLFQGEVYVFESVTPDKVQAVLLLLGTGEIPPGLSAMVLPSQRENRGYEDLLQRTDIPAKRVASLIRFREKRKGRNFDKQIRYAVRKEVAHRMQRRKGQFVGRANLEGESPSPGCDPVSQGSGQDFLSRESKCQNCGTSEKMTPAMRRGPAGPRTLCNACGLMWANKGTLRSCSKAKVEAPMLAIEQCNAAVAQCQTGTDVKALPAPNNYDVAPSNGEAMDNSVTANATAAAMEGAPKAQSE
- the LOC125528592 gene encoding GATA transcription factor 18-like isoform X1, translating into MRCGAAAAGDEDGSEDDAEEEEEEHDEVEEEEEEEELPPAEEPPSPAAPEPVSSFPGNPNQLTLLFQGEVYVFESVTPDKVQAVLLLLGTGEIPPGLSAMVLPSQRENRGYEDLLQRTDIPAKRVASLIRFREKRKGRNFDKQIRYAVRKEVAHRMQRRKGQFVGRANLEGESPSPGCDPVSQGSGQDFLSRESKLCQNCGTSEKMTPAMRRGPAGPRTLCNACGLMWANKGTLRSCSKAKVEAPMLAIEQCNAAVAQCQTGTDVKALPAPNNYDVAPSNGEAMDNSVTANATAAAMEGAPKAQSE